From the Octadecabacter antarcticus 307 genome, one window contains:
- a CDS encoding 50S ribosomal protein L23: MSKSETTTKAEHYDVIRKPIITEKATMASEHNAVVFEVHIDANKPMIKEAVETLFGVKVKAVNTMITKGKSKRFRGQLGRRKDVKKAYVTLVEGNTIDVSTGL, from the coding sequence ATGAGTAAGTCTGAAACAACCACCAAAGCAGAACACTACGACGTGATCCGCAAGCCGATCATCACCGAGAAGGCAACAATGGCGTCCGAACACAACGCCGTGGTTTTCGAAGTGCATATCGACGCGAACAAGCCAATGATCAAAGAGGCGGTTGAAACGCTCTTTGGGGTCAAGGTCAAAGCGGTCAACACGATGATCACCAAAGGTAAGTCCAAGCGGTTCCGCGGCCAACTCGGCCGTCGCAAAGACGTCAAGAAAGCCTACGTGACGCTCGTTGAAGGCAACACAATCGACGTATCCACAGGTCTTTAA
- the rplD gene encoding 50S ribosomal protein L4: MKADAIKLDGKAAGSVELDEAIFGLEPRIDILHRVVRWQRNNAQAGTHKVKTRSEVKYSTKKIYRQKGTGGARHGARSAPIFRGGGIYKGPTPRSHGHELTKKFRKLGLRHALSAKVAAGELVIVDNIDIKDAKTSALAKTVGALGWKRCLIIDATVNEDFAVAARNITSINALPVMGANVYDILRSDTLVLTKAGVEALEARLK; this comes from the coding sequence ATGAAAGCTGATGCAATCAAACTGGACGGCAAAGCCGCTGGGTCTGTTGAACTGGACGAGGCCATCTTCGGTCTTGAGCCACGTATCGACATTCTGCACCGTGTGGTCCGTTGGCAGCGTAACAACGCGCAGGCCGGCACCCACAAGGTAAAGACACGGTCTGAAGTCAAATATTCCACCAAGAAGATCTATCGCCAGAAGGGTACGGGTGGCGCACGCCATGGCGCACGTTCTGCACCGATCTTTCGCGGTGGTGGTATCTACAAGGGTCCAACCCCGCGTAGCCACGGCCACGAACTGACCAAGAAGTTCCGCAAATTGGGTCTTCGCCACGCATTGTCTGCAAAAGTCGCAGCTGGTGAGTTGGTCATCGTGGACAACATCGACATCAAAGACGCTAAAACCTCTGCATTGGCCAAAACGGTTGGTGCACTCGGTTGGAAGCGTTGCCTGATCATCGATGCGACTGTGAACGAAGATTTCGCCGTTGCCGCGCGCAACATCACGTCCATCAACGCTCTGCCTGTCATGGGCGCGAACGTTTATGACATCCTGCGCTCCGACACACTTGTGTTGACCAAAGCAGGTGTCGAAGCTCTGGAGGCGCGTCTCAAATGA
- the rplC gene encoding 50S ribosomal protein L3, with protein sequence MLRSGIIAKKVGMTRLFQEDGRQIPVTVLQLDKLQVVAQRTAEKDGYTAVQLGAGTAKAKRTSAPMRGHFAAAKVEPKRKVCEFRVSEENLIPVGEEIIASHYFEGQFVDVSGTSIGKGFAGAMKRHNFSGLRATHGVSISHRSHGSTGQCQDPGKVFKGKKMAGHMGAAKITTQNLVVIKTDPDRGLIMVKGAVPGSKGGWVTVKDAVKKPASENVIYPAGLASAAREAAKMAEAAAAEAAAVEAAAAAAAAEAEQAAQDAAETATPEGDSSNES encoded by the coding sequence ATGTTGCGCTCTGGTATTATCGCAAAAAAGGTTGGCATGACCCGCCTTTTTCAAGAAGACGGACGGCAGATACCTGTCACTGTTCTTCAACTCGACAAGCTGCAGGTTGTGGCCCAGCGGACTGCTGAAAAGGATGGCTATACAGCTGTTCAACTCGGCGCCGGTACGGCCAAAGCCAAGCGGACATCCGCACCTATGCGTGGGCACTTTGCAGCTGCAAAAGTTGAGCCTAAGCGGAAGGTTTGCGAATTTCGCGTTTCGGAGGAAAACCTCATCCCTGTCGGGGAAGAGATTATTGCTTCGCATTACTTCGAAGGCCAATTCGTTGACGTGTCTGGCACGTCGATCGGTAAAGGTTTCGCTGGTGCCATGAAGCGGCACAACTTTAGTGGTTTGCGCGCGACACACGGTGTGTCGATTTCGCACCGTTCACACGGTTCCACTGGCCAGTGTCAGGATCCCGGTAAGGTTTTCAAAGGCAAAAAAATGGCTGGTCACATGGGTGCCGCCAAGATCACCACGCAGAATCTGGTGGTTATTAAGACTGACCCAGATCGTGGCCTCATCATGGTTAAGGGCGCAGTGCCTGGATCCAAAGGTGGTTGGGTTACGGTTAAAGATGCGGTTAAGAAGCCAGCGTCTGAAAACGTGATCTACCCTGCTGGTCTCGCATCCGCTGCGAGAGAAGCCGCTAAGATGGCCGAAGCCGCCGCCGCAGAAGCCGCAGCAGTAGAAGCCGCCGCAGCCGCAGCCGCCGCAGAAGCTGAACAGGCCGCACAGGATGCAGCCGAAACAGCGACACCGGAAGGAGATTCTTCCAATGAAAGCTGA